The Verrucomicrobiota bacterium genome segment TGCCGCGGAAATGTTGATGCCGCTGGGCGTGAATGCCCTGGGCGTAAACTGCGGTCCGGCTCACACTCTGGCCAAACCACTGGCCGAGTTGCAGGCTGTCTGCGGCCCCGATTTTCCGCTCATTGCCTATGGCAACATTGGCTACGCCGACGAGAAGGACGGCTGGATCAACACGGACGCCGTAAACCCGGATGGTTACTTGCGATGTGCTCAAACCTGGCCGGCGCAGATTGTGGGCGGCTGTTGCGGCACCAGGCCGGAGCATATTCGCAAGCTAAGAGATTGTAGAAGCCTGGGCGAAGCGGTGGCAGAATTCCGACAACTCAATAGGCCTGATTTATGACGACTCGTCTCTTCACGCTCTACTGCTCCACCCACACCCTGCGTTCGCAGACGGAGAGCTTCGTCCCGCGCGTCTATGCGCCGGGCCGATACACCGTCAAAGAGGGCCAGAACAAACCGGATATGGTCGTGGCCTAGGGCCTCAAGGTGTCGTAACATTGCAACCTGACTCCAGAACGCTGTTCAGCCCCAATTTATGAAACGCAGAACCTTCCTGAAAACTGTCGCCGGTGTCGCGGCCGGCCTGGCACCCGTGCCCTTCGCCATCGCCAAGCCCGGCAAGTCCGCGAATGGCAAACTCAATATTGCCTTCATCGGCTCCGGCGGGTGGATCGCGCAGCAGCCGTACCAGCAGGGTTGCTCGCAGGAGAACCTGGTCGCCTTCTGCGACGTGGACCGTGCGCAGTGCGCGGAGAACATGAAGAACTGGCGCGCCAACCAGCCGTTCTTCGACGACTTCCGCGTGATGCTCGACAAGATGCACCGGGAGATTGACGCGGTGGTGGTTTCGACGCCGGACCACACGCACTTCGCCGCCACGCAGATGGCGATGGAGCGCGGGATTCACGTGTACACGCAGAAGCCGCTGGCGCATAACATCTGGCAGTGCCGCACGCTGGCCCGCTCGAAGGAGCGCTACAAAGTCATCACGCAGATGGGCAATCAGGGCCACGCCGACGAGGGCATCCGCAACTCGGTCGAGGCGGTGCGCGCCGGAGTGATTGGTGAAGTCTCTCAGGTGTTCTGCCGCAACAGCGGGCCGCAGATGGGCGGAGAGCACTTCGGCAATCCCGCCACGATGCCGCCGCCTTCCTCGCCGGTGCCGGACGGACTGGCGTGGGACCTCTGGCTTGGGCCGGCGGCGCAGCGGGATTTTTGTCGCGATTATCTGCCGCTGAAGTGGCGCGCGTTTTACGACTTCGGTTGCGGGATGCTCGGCGACTTCGGCTGCCACACGCTGGACACGCCGGTGTGGGCGCTCGATCTCGATCCGCCCACGGCGGTCGAGTGTTTGCGGCGCGAGAAATCGCTGGAGGGCGTGATTCCCAGCGCGAGCCATGTCCGATTTCACTTTCCCGCCAAGGGTGCGCGCGGGCCGGTGAGGCTCGATTGGTTCGACGGACCGCAGGATTGGAAGAAGGTTGGGCGCATTGATGCTTTTGGCGCGGAGGACGCCTCCCACCTCGATCGCGCCTGCTGGTTGGTCGGCACCAAGGGCCTGCTCGGCTGCGGCACGCACGCCGGGGCACCGCTCATTCTGCCCGATGACGTCCGCGAGGCGTGGAAGAAGAGTCCGCCGCCGAAGACGATTCCGCGCGTGTCGGGCGGGCCGTTTCGCGAGTGGTTGCGGGCCATCAAAGGCGAGGGGCCGGAGCCGGGATCGAATTTCAAAGTCTCGGCGAATCTCACCGAGATCATTTTGCTGGGCGTGCTGGCACAGCGATTCAACACGCGTATCGAGTGGAACGCGAAGGCCGGGCGCATCACCAACCGCCCGGAGCTGAACGCCTTCGTCAAGGAACCCGCTCGCGAAGGCTGGCGCTTCGGCGAAACGCTTTGACGCCGGGAACAAAAGACAACTCATGCCACACCTGATACCAACTGCTGATGTTGTTCGGTGGCATCGTCTGCGCTCCTTTTTCATGAACCGGACAACCGACAGAAAGGCAGGGGCGGAAAAAGGGACATTTTTTCCTGCCCTCTTCTTTCTGTCAGCCAGCATGGATTCCAGGGTGCAAAGCGCGAACAGTCTCGGGGTGAGGAAGAACGCCACATTTAATTTCACCGATGAACAACAAGAGTTGGTCTGAATCTCAAACCATTATCCCATGAAAACATCATTCGCCTACTGCCTTAGCTGCGTCTTGAGCGTCATCACCTTCGCGGCGGCGGCCGCTGAACCGCGCGTTCCCAACAAGGTGTGGACCGATCCCGCGACCGCATCGCGTGAAGACACGGACTTCACCATCCAGGGCGAGTACGCCGGTGACGGGATGGGAATGCAGGTGGTCGCGCTCGGCGCGGGCAAGTTCGACGGCTACCTGCTCGAAGGCGGCCTGCCCGGCGCCGGCTGGGAGCCGGGAAAAGCGCGGCGCGTTCTCAAGGGTGGCCGGGAGGCGGACACCGTCGCCTTGAAGGACGAGGTCGGGAAATTCACCGCCGCAATCGCGAACGGCCGGCTTGTCTTGAGCGAGACGGGCGGCACGAAGAAGGAACTGAAACGCACCGAGCGTAGCAGTCCGACATTGGGCGCGAAGCCACCACAAG includes the following:
- a CDS encoding Gfo/Idh/MocA family oxidoreductase, producing MKRRTFLKTVAGVAAGLAPVPFAIAKPGKSANGKLNIAFIGSGGWIAQQPYQQGCSQENLVAFCDVDRAQCAENMKNWRANQPFFDDFRVMLDKMHREIDAVVVSTPDHTHFAATQMAMERGIHVYTQKPLAHNIWQCRTLARSKERYKVITQMGNQGHADEGIRNSVEAVRAGVIGEVSQVFCRNSGPQMGGEHFGNPATMPPPSSPVPDGLAWDLWLGPAAQRDFCRDYLPLKWRAFYDFGCGMLGDFGCHTLDTPVWALDLDPPTAVECLRREKSLEGVIPSASHVRFHFPAKGARGPVRLDWFDGPQDWKKVGRIDAFGAEDASHLDRACWLVGTKGLLGCGTHAGAPLILPDDVREAWKKSPPPKTIPRVSGGPFREWLRAIKGEGPEPGSNFKVSANLTEIILLGVLAQRFNTRIEWNAKAGRITNRPELNAFVKEPAREGWRFGETL